One Zingiber officinale cultivar Zhangliang unplaced genomic scaffold, Zo_v1.1 ctg182, whole genome shotgun sequence DNA segment encodes these proteins:
- the LOC122036609 gene encoding kinesin-like protein KIN-10C, which translates to MGDNHRIPPAQLQELMEEEFLEFFNGATKTELKKIKAIGKNATYILELREDTPNPFQTMNDVKELGFSTQQMNSMMTQILRFRNFWDF; encoded by the exons ATGGGGGACAACCATCGAATACCTCCTGCACAATTACAG gaGTTAATGGAGGAGGAATTTCTTGAATTTTTCAATGGTGCTACCAA GACGGAACTGAAGAAAATAAag GCCATCGGAAAAAATGCAACGTACATTCTGGAGCTTCGGGAAGACACGCCAAACCCTTTTCAAACC ATGAATGACGTCAAAGAATTGGGTTTCTCTACACAacag ATGAATTCGATGATGACTCAAATTCTCCGTTTCCGTAATTTctg GGATTTTTAG
- the LOC122036607 gene encoding uncharacterized protein LOC122036607 isoform X1: MEELKLNAEYPRHEVIHIEAPNLLRLTLNPAPRKLQILCQKLKYLKLKPDLKLMHLHVEAPSLIFVRLYRIWSLEEFARTLFNVTAVTIVVSDTCLSGLLPKFLKQYEAVVEGFPIFHKLHKLEIKMFFAEKCSLNIVFGLLRCTPNLHSLVLTEYKKQAGGGDFDEWESSSRINEPLELLERVSVNIKSERIRSAFLKTLSQRVLVWDRVVVTY, translated from the exons ATGGAAGAATTAAAACTAAATGCAGAATATCCTCGGCACGAAGTCATTCACATAGAAGCCCCAAATCTTCTCCGATTGACTCTCAATCCTGCTCCAAGAAAGCTTCAAATCCTTTGTCAGAAACTCAAGTATCTAAAGCTAAAGCCTGATCTCAAATTGATGCACTTGCACGTCGAAGCCCCCTCCTTGATCTTTGTTCGATTATACAGAATTTGGAGCTTGGAAGAATTTGCTCGGACTCTATTCAATGTGACTGCGGTAACTATAGTTGTGTCAGATACATGTCTTTCAGGCTTGCTTCCTAAATTCCTG AAACAATATGAGGCTGTTGTAGAAGGGTTTCCCATCTTTCACAAACTGCACAAGTTGGAGATCAAGATGTTTTTCGCAGAAAAGTGCAGCTTGAACATCGTATTTGGTCTTCTTCGATGCACGCCGAATCTGCATTCGCTTGTTTTAACTGAGTACAAAAAG CAAGCGGGTGGTGGGGATTTCGACGAGTGGGAGAGTTCATCAAGGATTAATGAGCCCTTGGAGCTTCTGGAAAGGGTTTCAGTAAATATCAAGAGTGAAAGAATTCGGTCGGCATTTTTGAAGACCTTATCACAGAGAGTTCTAGTGTGGGATCGAGTAGTAGTAACCTACTAA
- the LOC122036607 gene encoding uncharacterized protein LOC122036607 isoform X2 translates to MEELKLNAEYPRHEVIHIEAPNLLRLTLNPAPRKLQILCQKLKIWSLEEFARTLFNVTAVTIVVSDTCLSGLLPKFLKQYEAVVEGFPIFHKLHKLEIKMFFAEKCSLNIVFGLLRCTPNLHSLVLTEYKKQAGGGDFDEWESSSRINEPLELLERVSVNIKSERIRSAFLKTLSQRVLVWDRVVVTY, encoded by the exons ATGGAAGAATTAAAACTAAATGCAGAATATCCTCGGCACGAAGTCATTCACATAGAAGCCCCAAATCTTCTCCGATTGACTCTCAATCCTGCTCCAAGAAAGCTTCAAATCCTTTGTCAGAAACTCAA AATTTGGAGCTTGGAAGAATTTGCTCGGACTCTATTCAATGTGACTGCGGTAACTATAGTTGTGTCAGATACATGTCTTTCAGGCTTGCTTCCTAAATTCCTG AAACAATATGAGGCTGTTGTAGAAGGGTTTCCCATCTTTCACAAACTGCACAAGTTGGAGATCAAGATGTTTTTCGCAGAAAAGTGCAGCTTGAACATCGTATTTGGTCTTCTTCGATGCACGCCGAATCTGCATTCGCTTGTTTTAACTGAGTACAAAAAG CAAGCGGGTGGTGGGGATTTCGACGAGTGGGAGAGTTCATCAAGGATTAATGAGCCCTTGGAGCTTCTGGAAAGGGTTTCAGTAAATATCAAGAGTGAAAGAATTCGGTCGGCATTTTTGAAGACCTTATCACAGAGAGTTCTAGTGTGGGATCGAGTAGTAGTAACCTACTAA
- the LOC122036616 gene encoding WUSCHEL-related homeobox 11-like yields the protein MGDQPPNDKKEEQVVLEPAVRSRWTPKPEQILILESIFNSGMVNPPKEETARIRSLLEKFGAVGDANVFYWFQNRRSRSRRRQRQLQAGLAAAVATSQDQHVISSSSFSASTATAVNDTFASSSVGFFPYAPSSSSSSSSSSGGDLLSISSHMGFSQRRTQDMNPFERSSGAAPQLQHQPSGTITVFINGILSEVPRGTFDMRSMFGYNAMLVHSSGEVVPLNEYGFLMQSLKMGESYFLVSSST from the exons ATGGGAGACCAACCCCCAAATGACAAGAAGGAGGAGCAAGTGGTCCTCGAGCCGGCCGTCCGCTCCCGGTGGACGCCAAAGCCGGAGCAGATACTGATTCTTGAGTCCATCTTCAACAGCGGCATGGTCAACCCGCCCAAGGAGGAGACGGCGAGGATCCGCAGCCTCCTGGAGAAGTTTGGCGCGGTGGGCGACGCTAACGTCTTCTACTGGTTCCAGAACCGCCGGTCGCGGTCACGCCGCCGACAGCGGCAGCTGCAGGCTGGCCTCGCGGCCGCAGTTGCAACTTCACAGGATCAGCATGtaatctcctcctcctccttctcggcCTCGACTGCCACGGCTGTGAATGATACTTTCGCTTCCTCTTCTGTGGGCTTCTTTCCTtatgcaccttcttcttcttcttcttcatcgtcATCGTCGGGAGGTGATCTTTTATCGATCTCTAGCCACATGGGATTCTCTCAGAGAAGAACTCAGGATATGAATCCCTTTGAGCGCTCTTCTGGCGCGGCACCCCAGTTGCAACATCAACCTTCCG GAACAATCACAGTCTTCATCAATGGAATCCTCTCGGAGGTGCCAAGGGGGACGTTCGACATGAGATCAATGTTTGGTTATAATGCGATGCTTGTCCATTCCTCTGGAGAAGTTGTTCCACTCAATGAGTATGGATTCCTAATGCAGAGCTTGAAAATGGGTGAAAGCTACTTCTTG GTTTCTTCATCTACTTGA